The genome window ACTTTATTTATCAAACCTTTTGCTGGAGCAAACTACTACTATGCACACACTCCAAACTATAAAGAAAGTGGAATAGCAGGAAAAGATGTCAATAGTGCTAGTAACAATTCTATATCACTAGAACTAGGTACTGAATTTAGAAAATATATGAGTGAAGAATCATATTTATTTATCACTCCAAAAATAGAACAATACGTAATGAATAATGGAGATGATTATGTGGCAAGTTTAAACGGAGTAGCATTGCCTAGTGTAAAAAGTAATGATAAGAAAAAAACATATGGACAAATCATTATAGGTGGTAATGTTGATATCAATGAACAATTTAGCCTTAATGCAGGTATTGGAGCTAAACAAATACTAGCTGGTAAAACAGATGGTAAAAATGAAACTTATGTAAGTGGTCAAGTAGGTTTTAAATATAAATTCTAAAAATTTTGAGAAACTCCTTAGATGCTAGAGTAAAAACTCTAGCATTTTAAAAACTTTCATATTCTTTAGCTATAAAAACTTCATCATCTTTTACAATTAATGGGCGTTTTATAAGCGTTGGATTTTGTAAAATCATCACTTTAATCTCATCTTGGCTTAAATTTTGGAGTTTTTCTTTATTTAACCCTAATTTTCTAGCACTCATACCCGCTGTATTTACAAGCTCTAAAACACTCCTTTTACTAAGCCAAAAATCTAAAGTCTCCTCATCTAGCTTTTTAATGTCTAAAAATTCAAATTCAATTTGCTTAGAATTTAAATAATCCATAGCTTTTTTAACACTATTACAATTTTTAATACCATAAAATTTTAACATTTTCTTGCCTTTTTAACTAAGTCTGCTATGATAAATGCTAATTCTAAAGCTTGATCAGCATTTAATCTTGGATCACATTGTGTTTCATAGCGTTTAGAAAGTTCTTCTTGAGTGATATTTAAAGAACCTCCCACACATTCTGTTACATTTTGCCCTGTCATTTCCAAATGTACCCCACCAGGATATACTCCCTCACTCATAGCTATTTCAAAAAATGCACGCACTTCTTGGATGATTTTATCAAATTCTCTTGTTTTAAAATTACCCGATTTAACCGTATTTGCATGCATAGGATCTATGCTATAAAGTATATTAAATCCTTCTTGTTTTAACTCTTTAAATAATTTTGGCAAGGAATTTTTTATCTTATCACATCCCATACGAATGATGAAATTTAATCTTCCTGCTTCATTATGCGGATTTAAAATACTTACTAACTTTTTAATCTCATCTGAATTATAATTAGCACTAATTTTTACACCCAAAGGATTTTTTACTCCACTTAAAAAATGTACATGTGCCTCATCTATTTTTCTAGTGCGCTCACCTATCCAAAGCATATGTGCCGAACAATCATAAATTTCTCCGCTTAAGCTATCTACCCTAGTTAAAGCTTCTTCATAAGGCAAAAGCAAGGCTTCGTGAGAAGTATAAAAGGCTGTTTGAGAAAGATTTGGAGTATCGGTGATGCCACAAGCTTGCATAAAGGCTAAGGCTTGAGTGATTTTTTCACTAAGTTCATCATATTTTCTCCCAAGCTCTGCTTTTTTTAAAAAACCCAAATTCCACTTATGCACTACTCTTAAATCCGCTAAACCACCTCTTGAAAAAGCTCTTAATAAATTTAAAGTTGTAGCACTTTGATAATACGCTTCTAGCATTCTTTTAGGATCAGCTATTCTTGATTTTTCATTAAACTCAAAACCATTGATAATATCCCCACGATAACTTGGAAGTTTTACCCCATCTACCTCTTCAAAATCACTACTTCTTGGCTTTGCAAATTGTCCTGCAACGCGCCCTACTTTAACTATAGGGCAAGATCCTGCAAAAGTAAGCACTATAGCCATTTGAAGCATAACTTTAAACATATCTCTTATATTATCAGCGCCAAAATTTACAAAACTCTCCGCACAATCTCCTCCTTGAAGTAAAAATGCTTGAGAATTTACAACATTAGCAAGGGATTTTTTTAATTTATCCACCTCACCTGCAAAAACAAGCGGTGGTAATTTTTCTAATTTTTTAACAACATTTTGCAATTCATTTTCATCAGGATATTGTGGTTGTTGCTGAATTTTATAATTTTTCCAAGAATTTTTAGTCCATTTCATAGCTTAACTTCCTCATTTTAGTAAGCTAAAATTATACAAAATAAGGCTTAAATTAAGATTTCAAAACACTTTCAACGCGTTCAAGACTATCTTGCTTATATAAAGTTAAGCGCACTATAGAATCTTCTAGCGCTAAAAGATTATGGATTTCATGAGCTTTTAAACTTATACTATCTAGTGCTTTAAGTAGAATTTGTTGATTTAAAACTCCAAAATCAATGGAGCCTTTTAACACTTGTATGGTAATATCAAAAGGTGCTTTATGATCTTTCATAAAGCTATCTTTTGACATAGTTATGCAGATTTCTTTAGCATAAGCATTTTCTATTTTATTAGATATATTTATGCCATTTTGAATTTCTTGTTCCCAAGAAATTGTTTCATATATTTGAGTTCTAAATTTCACTTTTATTTTTTAAGTTCTTTAATACGAGCGGCTTTACCTCTTCTATCTCTTAGATAGAATAATCTAGCACGGCGTACACGACCTCTTCTCAATACTGTAATACTTTCTAAACTTTCACTATAAATAGGGAAAATTCTTTCAACGCCTACATTATTAGCGCCGATTTTACGTACGATGAAAGTTTCATCTACACCATTTCCTCTACGTGCTATACAAATACCTTCAAAATTTTGAATTCTTGTTTTATCGCCTTCTTTAATACGAATAGCAAGTCTTAAAGTATCTCCAGCACGAAATTCTGGAACATTTTTACCTTCAATTTGTTTTTGCTCAAATTGCTCAATGTATTT of Campylobacter lari contains these proteins:
- the rplS gene encoding 50S ribosomal protein L19 translates to MKNKYIEQFEQKQIEGKNVPEFRAGDTLRLAIRIKEGDKTRIQNFEGICIARRGNGVDETFIVRKIGANNVGVERIFPIYSESLESITVLRRGRVRRARLFYLRDRRGKAARIKELKK
- a CDS encoding cupin domain-containing protein; protein product: MKFRTQIYETISWEQEIQNGINISNKIENAYAKEICITMSKDSFMKDHKAPFDITIQVLKGSIDFGVLNQQILLKALDSISLKAHEIHNLLALEDSIVRLTLYKQDSLERVESVLKS
- a CDS encoding class II 3-deoxy-7-phosphoheptulonate synthase, which codes for MKWTKNSWKNYKIQQQPQYPDENELQNVVKKLEKLPPLVFAGEVDKLKKSLANVVNSQAFLLQGGDCAESFVNFGADNIRDMFKVMLQMAIVLTFAGSCPIVKVGRVAGQFAKPRSSDFEEVDGVKLPSYRGDIINGFEFNEKSRIADPKRMLEAYYQSATTLNLLRAFSRGGLADLRVVHKWNLGFLKKAELGRKYDELSEKITQALAFMQACGITDTPNLSQTAFYTSHEALLLPYEEALTRVDSLSGEIYDCSAHMLWIGERTRKIDEAHVHFLSGVKNPLGVKISANYNSDEIKKLVSILNPHNEAGRLNFIIRMGCDKIKNSLPKLFKELKQEGFNILYSIDPMHANTVKSGNFKTREFDKIIQEVRAFFEIAMSEGVYPGGVHLEMTGQNVTECVGGSLNITQEELSKRYETQCDPRLNADQALELAFIIADLVKKARKC
- a CDS encoding Spx/MgsR family RNA polymerase-binding regulatory protein, which encodes MLKFYGIKNCNSVKKAMDYLNSKQIEFEFLDIKKLDEETLDFWLSKRSVLELVNTAGMSARKLGLNKEKLQNLSQDEIKVMILQNPTLIKRPLIVKDDEVFIAKEYESF